Proteins from one Candida orthopsilosis Co 90-125, chromosome 2 draft sequence genomic window:
- a CDS encoding mannosyltransferase, protein MRLRLQSAKLCLFKRVNTDEDRLKCTEPSPGPVSPPVQDLDINSKRKQSFICQLTKKFNKFKRMKQDNSCSEQLRTNSGFDESAATQPTNNLNANHFESDQIVEQLPAVSTQAAELEMNTQRIATGTTVYSIFGKLMFLGFSIENMSVREAVGEILQFQMGEIQELSGFLNAISCAKRTSGAFLKWNIDRRFSTESLTDLLNIQTSMRTELLGTKCFEDFMKMFHQFGQEYKSALDRHERMVHKYPFKAKCKSFYERYQKRLGIDTEDVMNVIFGRQRAQREFDDICWKLSKATAPVNSNLKNCDAVVRDSKKRRSFSDDACSMLSIEGECQDEADVKSEIDDEVANSGIDGEILRALFYEQEDAPSDIDIDIDIDIDHEEQANTAFENSQKDMEASTVLMSPLLNVEEETPPLCNADSDFLRIIETIEKRVMALFHKDEKANIEKKTSQTEDIKNDRIVEQNVDPGNYLEMNSEGETESNLGSEEGITAQTSTESYDVPQLVRNPKLNDNDQSHTKTTTLESASKSHTTNSHSVGSCGGFSSSEDVSEGLINGQIVAARDSHSVQSLGGSKNDELPSQPTPNVHGSCLVYSWEMAYNGIVQQNLKMQNDFFKRESIFRDECQQLRDQVQPLIEERNRLASENYSLRVQSSKLKNKFKKGFWLRNSSKEVEKRFQNSIWNLTASSAAITQKIKRGLENKENLSDSEIEELMSKIYSPMENRYRSSSGSVVQQRLMANVDNACHADELATPVYGSDQCLDQCQMSLIWKSMIDLLEEDAPGIIKRLESDIKGSDAKAKATEITNKTLKFIHEQSEEWRQVGSSCWPWNKSKVMRKRKSIISKLEQKSEEVKKYGEELWLLMGNNSQ, encoded by the coding sequence atGCGTTTAAGACTTCAAAGTGCGAAATTGTGTCTTTTCAAACGTGTCAATACAGACGAGGACAGATTGAAGTGTACCGAGCCATCACCAGGCCCTGTTTCTCCACCTGTACAAGATTTGGATATAAACTCCAAGCGGAAGCAACTGTTTATTTGTCAACTTACCAAGaagttcaacaaattcaagaGAATGAAACAGGATAATTCCTGTAGTGAACAATTGAGAACTAATTCTGGTTTTGACGAATCAGCTGCTACTCAACCAACCAATAATTTAAATGCCAATCATTTTGAATCGGATCAAATTGTCGAACAGTTACCAGCAGTTTCGACACAAGCTGCCGAGCTTGAAATGAATACTCAGAGAATTGCTACTGGGACCACTGTATACTctatttttggaaaattgatgtttttggGATTCAGCATTGAGAATATGAGTGTGCGTGAAGCAGTAGGAGAGATACTCCAATTCCAAATGGGGgaaattcaagaattgagtGGATTTTTAAATGCTATTTCATGCGCCAAAAGGACCAGTGGtgcatttttgaaatggaaTATAGACAGAAGATTTTCTACAGAAAGTTTGACtgatttattgaatatTCAAACAAGTATGAGGACTGAATTGTTAGGGACTAAATGTTTTGAAGACTTTATGAAGATGTTCCATCAGTTTGGTCAGGAATATAAAAGTGCACTTGACAGACATGAGAGAATGGTGCACAAGTATCCTTTCAAAGCTAAATGTAAAAGCTTTTATGAGAGGTATCAGAAGAGACTTGGCATTGACACGGAGGATGTGATGAATGTAATTTTTGGGCGACAACGCGCGCAACGTGAATTTGATGACATATGTTGGAAGTTGTCAAAAGCAACAGCGCCAGTGAatctgaatttgaaaaattgtgaCGCGGTTGTGAGAGACAgcaaaaagagaagatCTTTTTCCGACGATGCTTGTTCAATGTTATCTATCGAAGGTGAATGTCAAGATGAGGCTGATGTCAAAAGcgaaattgatgatgaagttgctAATTCAGGAATTGACGGTGAAATTTTGAGAGCCCTATTTTATGAACAGGAGGACGCTCCTAGTGACATAGACATAGACATAGACATAGACATAGACCATGAAGAACAAGCCAATACtgcatttgaaaatagtCAAAAGGACATGGAAGCTAGTACGGTGTTGATGCTGCCGTTGTTAAATgtggaagaagaaacacCACCACTTTGTAATGCAGATTCCGACTTCCTACGAATTATTGAAaccattgaaaaaagagTGATGGCCCTTTTCCACAAAGATGAGAAGGCCAATATTGAGAAGAAGACTTCGCAGACAGAAGATATCAAGAATGACAGGATTGTTGAACAGAATGTGGATCCTGGAAATTACCTCGAAATGAATTCAGAAGGAGAAACCGAGCTGAACCTCGGTAGTGAAGAAGGGATAACTGCACAAACGTCGACAGAAAGCTATGATGTACCACAATTGGTTAGAAACCCAAAGTTGAATGACAATGATCAATCCCACACAAAGACCACCACCCTAGAATCAGCTAGCAAGAGTCATACCACGAACTCACACTCGGTGGGGTCGTGTGGAGGCTTCCTGTCTAGTGAGGATGTATCAGAAGGATTAATAAATGGACAAATTGTTGCAGCTAGAGACTCGCACTCGGTGCAAAGTCTTGGGGGCTCCAAAAACGACGAGCTTCCCTCACAGCCAACGCCAAATGTTCATGGATCCTGCTTGGTGTATTCCTGGGAAATGGCTTACAATGGgattgttcaacaaaatttaaagaTGCAAAATGACTTTTTCAAGCGTGAATCTATCTTTAGAGATGAATGTCAACAACTAAGGGATCAAGTTCAGCCATTAATTGAGGAACGGAATAGGTTAGCTCTGGAAAATTATAGCTTACGAGTTCAAAGTTCAAAGCTTAAGAATAAGTTCAAGAAAGGCTTTTGGCTAAGGAACTCGAgtaaagaagttgaaaaacGTTTCCAGAACAGTATCTGGAATTTGACAGCTTCAAGTGCAGCAATTACCCAAAAAATTAAACGAGGTTTAGAGAATAAGGAGAATTTGAGTGATTCTGagattgaagagttgatgtcaaaaatttattcTCCAATGGAAAATCGATATCGACTGTCATCGGGTAGTGTCGTTCAACAACGGTTAATGGCCAATGTTGATAACGCGTGTCACGCAGATGAATTGGCAACCCCGGTTTATGGAAGTGATCAATGTCTAGATCAATGTCAAATGAGTTTGATCTGGAAATCTATGATTGATCTTCTTGAAGAAGATGCGCCAGGGATAATCAAACGCCTTGAATCTGACATCAAGGGTAGTGACGCAAAAGCGAAAGCAACagaaatcaccaacaagaCCTTGAAGTTTATCCATGAACAAAGTGAAGAATGGAGGCAGGTTGGTTCAAGTTGCTGGCCGTGGAACAAGTCAAAGGTGATgcgaaaaagaaaatcgATTATTAGTAAATTGGAACAGAAAAGTGAAGAAGTCAAGAAGTATGGCGAAGAactttggttgttgatgggAAACAACAGCCAATAG